One region of Hymenobacter sediminicola genomic DNA includes:
- the panD gene encoding aspartate 1-decarboxylase: MHIEVLKSKIHRVKVTQAELHYVGSITIDEDLLDAANMVENEKVTIVNINNGERFETYTIRGERGSGMICLNGPAARRVAVGDIVIIISYALIDFAEARAHKPTVIFPDQHNRLG; encoded by the coding sequence ATGCATATCGAGGTCCTCAAGTCGAAGATTCACCGCGTTAAAGTCACCCAGGCCGAGCTGCACTATGTGGGCAGTATCACGATTGACGAAGACCTGCTTGATGCTGCCAATATGGTAGAGAATGAAAAGGTTACCATCGTCAACATCAACAATGGGGAGCGGTTCGAGACGTACACAATTCGCGGAGAGCGGGGCTCCGGCATGATTTGCCTCAATGGGCCGGCGGCGCGCCGTGTAGCCGTCGGCGACATTGTTATCATCATCTCCTATGCGCTGATTGACTTTGCCGAAGCCCGCGCGCACAAACCAACCGTTATCTTTCCTGACCAGCACAACCGCCTCGGGTAA